From Cellulophaga lytica DSM 7489, a single genomic window includes:
- a CDS encoding M14 family zinc carboxypeptidase, which yields MKSLILSIVTILSFTVVVCAQETEITNGLYRTYNTYKELSLKQRRIKHKDLQPLIKKYTNNAKFKVTKVGESIEGRSISLVSIGTGKINVFLWSQMHGDEPTATQAIFDILNFLDANSFQKEKEKILSKLTLHFLPMLNPDGAEYYTRRNTLGIDINRDALHLQSPEGRTLKRVRDSLKANFGFNLHDQSTYYNAERTNKPATISYLAPAYNYEKDINEVRANAMKVIVYMNSIVQKYAPGQVGRYNDDFEPRAFGDNIQKWGTSTILIESGGNYDDVEKQEIRKLNYVSILSAIYTIANGSYANIAIDDYNKIPENDRKMFDLKMTNVSYNLLGKTYKLDIGVNHTEIDNPMHTNFYNIGRIADQGDLSTYYGYTTFNAEGYTAVQAKKYPKTLKSLEQFSKLNAFALLKEGYMYVPVDKVPVKLKNTQLPLHIVNTGYVLPKVMRLTPGKNPNFFLEKNGELVYAIVNGYLIDLKTKKGYFKNGLILK from the coding sequence ATGAAATCTTTAATTTTAAGTATAGTAACTATATTAAGTTTTACAGTTGTTGTTTGTGCACAAGAAACAGAAATAACTAATGGTTTATATAGAACTTATAATACATACAAAGAATTGTCTTTAAAACAACGAAGAATAAAACATAAAGACTTGCAACCTTTAATAAAAAAGTATACTAATAACGCTAAGTTTAAGGTAACTAAAGTAGGTGAATCTATAGAAGGACGTAGCATTTCTTTAGTGAGTATAGGCACAGGGAAAATAAATGTGTTTTTATGGTCTCAAATGCACGGAGATGAACCTACTGCAACACAGGCTATTTTTGATATTCTCAATTTTTTAGATGCTAATTCGTTTCAGAAAGAAAAAGAAAAAATATTAAGTAAGCTAACGCTTCATTTTTTGCCAATGTTAAATCCGGATGGGGCAGAATATTATACACGTAGAAATACACTGGGTATAGATATAAACAGGGATGCTTTGCATCTACAATCTCCAGAAGGTAGAACATTAAAAAGGGTAAGAGATAGTCTTAAGGCTAATTTTGGTTTTAACCTACACGACCAAAGTACGTATTATAATGCAGAGCGTACAAATAAACCTGCTACTATATCTTATTTAGCGCCAGCATATAACTATGAAAAAGATATTAATGAAGTACGTGCAAATGCTATGAAAGTAATTGTTTATATGAACAGTATTGTACAAAAATATGCACCAGGACAAGTAGGGCGTTATAATGATGATTTTGAGCCGCGTGCTTTTGGTGATAATATACAAAAGTGGGGAACAAGTACTATTTTAATAGAGTCTGGTGGTAATTATGATGATGTAGAGAAACAAGAAATACGTAAGCTAAATTACGTATCTATCTTATCTGCTATATACACTATTGCAAATGGATCTTATGCTAATATTGCTATAGATGATTATAATAAAATCCCTGAAAACGATAGAAAAATGTTCGACTTAAAAATGACGAATGTTAGTTATAATCTGTTAGGTAAAACATACAAGTTAGACATAGGGGTTAACCACACAGAAATAGATAACCCTATGCACACAAATTTTTATAATATAGGTAGAATAGCAGATCAAGGAGATTTGTCTACGTACTACGGCTATACCACTTTTAATGCAGAAGGTTATACTGCAGTACAAGCAAAAAAATATCCAAAAACGTTAAAAAGCTTAGAGCAGTTTTCTAAGCTTAACGCTTTTGCTTTATTAAAAGAGGGGTATATGTATGTACCTGTAGATAAAGTACCAGTTAAACTAAAAAACACCCAATTACCATTACATATAGTAAACACTGGTTATGTGCTACCTAAAGTAATGCGTTTAACACCTGGTAAAAATCCTAATTTCTTTTTAGAGAAAAATGGAGAGCTAGTGTACGCTATTGTTAATGGGTATTTAATAGATTTGAAAACTAAAAAAGGTTATTTTAAAAACGGACTAATTTTAAAGTAA
- a CDS encoding MoaD/ThiS family protein, with amino-acid sequence MKILLFGITKDIIGSSVLDVTNFTTNTQKTVGDLHTYLQEKYPDLRKLSSLAIAVNNAYAEHNSILNDTDEVALIPPVSGG; translated from the coding sequence ATGAAAATTTTACTATTTGGAATAACCAAAGATATTATAGGTTCTAGTGTGTTAGACGTTACTAACTTTACAACCAATACACAAAAAACAGTAGGTGATTTACATACCTACTTACAGGAAAAATATCCAGATTTAAGAAAACTGTCGTCATTAGCAATTGCTGTTAATAATGCTTATGCAGAACACAATAGCATATTAAATGATACAGATGAGGTTGCTTTAATACCACCAGTAAGTGGCGGATAA
- a CDS encoding (2Fe-2S)-binding protein, which yields MPAYTVKINGKEQTVNVSEDTPLLWVLRDQLNLVGTKFGCGIGQCGACTVHINGNAVRSCSTPISVIAEKEVTTIEGLSTEGLHPVQEAWKEVDVPQCGYCQAGQIMTASAFLAKNSSPSSEEIKSAMHGNICRCAAYNRIHKAVEVAANKLA from the coding sequence ATGCCAGCATACACAGTAAAGATTAACGGAAAAGAACAAACAGTAAATGTTAGTGAAGATACACCTTTATTATGGGTGTTAAGAGATCAATTAAATTTAGTAGGTACTAAGTTTGGTTGTGGTATTGGTCAGTGTGGTGCATGTACAGTGCATATAAATGGTAATGCTGTGCGTAGTTGCTCTACACCAATTAGTGTTATAGCAGAAAAGGAGGTAACAACAATAGAAGGTTTGTCTACAGAAGGTTTGCACCCTGTACAAGAAGCTTGGAAAGAGGTAGATGTACCACAATGCGGATATTGCCAAGCGGGACAAATAATGACGGCTTCAGCTTTTTTAGCAAAAAATAGTAGTCCGTCATCAGAAGAAATTAAAAGTGCAATGCACGGTAACATTTGCAGATGTGCAGCTTATAATAGAATCCATAAAGCAGTAGAAGTTGCTGCTAATAAATTAGCCTAA
- a CDS encoding pirin family protein: MSTKNIEFIAAPRTPHFVGDGFRVHNFIPSGFRLDMERMSPFILLDYNSKYNFPPSDTPKGVGVHPHRGFETVTIAYKGKIAHHDSSGGGGIIGQGGVQWMTAASGVLHKEYHEKEFSKTGGEFQMVQLWVNLPAKDKMSKPKYQGFSNDDINKHILDNNAGTIEVIAGNYKNTKGSASTFTPLHMLNAKLNTNKEALFSFPANYNTAILVIEGSVVVNNKENVTTDHFALFENTGKDFTIKATEQAIVLVLSGEPINEPIAAQGPFVMNTKEEIAQAINDFNMGKFGYLED; the protein is encoded by the coding sequence ATGAGCACAAAAAATATAGAATTTATTGCAGCACCAAGAACTCCACACTTTGTGGGTGATGGTTTTAGAGTTCATAATTTTATCCCAAGCGGTTTTAGGCTAGATATGGAACGTATGAGTCCGTTTATATTGTTAGATTACAATTCTAAATACAACTTTCCTCCTTCAGATACTCCAAAAGGTGTTGGTGTGCATCCGCATAGAGGTTTTGAAACTGTTACAATTGCTTACAAAGGTAAAATTGCGCATCATGATAGTAGCGGCGGCGGCGGTATTATTGGTCAAGGTGGTGTACAGTGGATGACAGCAGCATCTGGCGTTTTACATAAAGAATATCATGAAAAAGAGTTTAGCAAAACAGGTGGCGAGTTTCAAATGGTACAGCTATGGGTAAATTTGCCTGCTAAAGACAAAATGAGCAAACCTAAATACCAAGGTTTTTCTAATGATGATATTAACAAACATATATTGGATAATAATGCTGGTACAATAGAAGTTATTGCTGGTAATTATAAAAACACAAAAGGATCTGCAAGTACCTTTACTCCCTTGCATATGCTTAATGCTAAGTTAAATACCAATAAAGAAGCGCTCTTTAGTTTTCCTGCGAATTACAACACAGCAATTTTGGTTATAGAAGGCTCTGTAGTTGTAAATAATAAAGAAAATGTTACTACAGACCATTTTGCGTTGTTTGAAAATACAGGGAAAGATTTTACAATTAAAGCAACAGAACAAGCAATTGTTTTAGTTCTTAGTGGCGAACCAATTAACGAGCCTATAGCAGCCCAAGGTCCGTTTGTAATGAACACTAAAGAAGAAATTGCACAAGCTATAAACGATTTTAATATGGGTAAATTTGGTTATTTAGAAGATTAA
- a CDS encoding serine hydrolase domain-containing protein, which produces MKNLKRLLLLIVVVIIVAVVYNYPKLNMISGYAAKNMASNVFIANRTAEAINKVDNNVPLIKLAKSKVDNKSKSATSSVYGLMSRKAVYRDGLGAVLVNDDYDPTKFTLQPHRDFTNTGLPFPYGNKKQKDTVFANIDYTKLLKAIGLGFSNPDVQKTRSTIVIYKDQIIAEQYDGGFTKDTKILGWSMTKSIVSTLYGILQCNGKLNVSQLAPIPEWKNDNRKNITYNHLLRMQSGLEWDENYTEISDATKMLFLESDMSLVQQNKDAIAKPTEIWNYSSGTSNLLSGLLKKKFNSHQEYLDFPYTSLIDKIGMHSMLIEADMVGNYVGSSYGWATTRDWAKFGLLYLHKGNWNGERIFDANWVDYVAKPTAHSNGTYGAHFWLNAEGRFPDVPKDMYYASGYQGQYVFIVPSKNLVVVRTGLATYPIFDLNGFLGGIVKAIK; this is translated from the coding sequence ATGAAAAATTTAAAAAGACTTTTACTACTTATAGTGGTAGTTATAATTGTAGCTGTTGTTTATAACTACCCTAAACTTAATATGATTTCTGGCTATGCAGCAAAAAATATGGCATCTAACGTTTTTATTGCCAACAGAACTGCAGAAGCAATTAATAAGGTAGATAACAACGTTCCGTTAATAAAACTTGCCAAGTCTAAGGTAGATAATAAATCTAAAAGCGCCACATCTTCTGTCTACGGTTTAATGAGCCGTAAAGCTGTGTACAGAGACGGTTTGGGAGCTGTTTTGGTAAATGATGATTATGACCCTACTAAATTTACATTACAACCGCATAGAGATTTTACTAACACGGGATTGCCTTTTCCTTACGGTAATAAAAAACAAAAAGATACTGTTTTTGCTAATATAGATTACACTAAGTTATTAAAAGCAATAGGTTTAGGCTTCTCTAATCCTGATGTACAAAAAACAAGAAGTACAATTGTTATATACAAAGACCAAATTATTGCAGAACAATATGATGGTGGCTTTACTAAAGACACTAAAATTTTAGGTTGGTCTATGACAAAAAGTATTGTATCTACACTATATGGCATATTACAGTGCAACGGCAAATTAAACGTAAGCCAATTAGCTCCTATTCCTGAGTGGAAAAATGATAACAGAAAAAATATTACTTACAATCACTTACTACGTATGCAAAGTGGTTTAGAATGGGATGAAAACTACACTGAAATATCTGACGCTACTAAAATGCTTTTTTTAGAGTCTGATATGTCTTTAGTACAACAAAATAAGGATGCAATTGCCAAACCTACAGAGATTTGGAATTATTCTTCGGGTACATCTAACCTATTATCTGGGTTGCTTAAAAAGAAGTTTAACTCACACCAAGAGTATTTAGACTTTCCTTACACTAGTTTAATAGATAAAATAGGAATGCACTCTATGTTAATTGAAGCAGATATGGTGGGTAATTACGTAGGCTCTTCTTACGGATGGGCCACTACAAGAGATTGGGCTAAGTTTGGATTACTGTATTTACACAAGGGAAATTGGAACGGAGAAAGGATTTTTGATGCCAATTGGGTAGATTATGTTGCTAAACCAACAGCACACTCTAACGGTACCTATGGTGCACACTTTTGGCTAAATGCTGAAGGTAGGTTCCCAGATGTTCCTAAGGATATGTACTATGCAAGTGGATACCAAGGACAGTATGTTTTTATAGTACCATCTAAAAATTTAGTAGTTGTTAGAACAGGGTTGGCTACTTACCCTATTTTTGATTTAAATGGTTTTTTAGGCGGAATTGTTAAGGCTATAAAATAG
- a CDS encoding DEAD/DEAH box helicase, producing MTKTAFELQEKKTDKELYDYQKGALNEIFERFETAPDDHHLLYQLPTGGGKTVIFSEIVRQYLKHHQKKVLIMTHRVELCNQTSKMLDSFGVISKVVNSTANLDDQERYSCFVAMVETLNNRLNDDMLDISDIGLVIIDEAHYNSFTKLFKFFDKSFILGVTATPLSSNKNLPMKDNYDELITGESIGSLIENEFLARAEVHQYNMGLTSLEIGSNGDYTVKSSEDLYSSTAMLDKLVEAYKEHSKGKKTLIFNNGINTSIQVYYTFKDAGFPVMHLDNTATKKQRKQILKWFKETPDAILTSVSILTTGFDEPTIDTIILNRATKSLTLYYQMIGRGSRILNNKSKFTVIDLGNNYHRFGPWGADLDWQTIFHNPNFYMDRLKNDEEIESTFKHEMPEEIREQFAKSEEVYFDIKETYVNAVSAGESSKVVLERSIEQHAKICIENSEDVYDALALAKLLDVDIDYRIQMYAKCISRSTYNFLSWLKDDYKKRLTAYLRENFDRDFEKIHGYPPEE from the coding sequence ATGACGAAGACTGCTTTCGAACTACAAGAAAAGAAGACAGATAAAGAGCTGTATGACTACCAAAAAGGAGCTTTAAATGAAATTTTTGAGCGATTTGAAACAGCTCCAGATGACCATCACTTACTATACCAATTACCAACAGGTGGTGGTAAAACTGTTATTTTTTCTGAAATAGTTAGGCAATACTTAAAGCACCACCAAAAAAAGGTGTTAATAATGACACACCGTGTAGAGCTGTGTAACCAAACATCTAAAATGTTAGATAGTTTTGGTGTAATAAGTAAGGTGGTAAATAGTACTGCTAATTTAGATGACCAAGAAAGGTATAGCTGTTTTGTAGCAATGGTAGAAACACTTAACAATCGTTTGAATGACGATATGTTAGATATTTCTGATATTGGATTGGTTATTATTGATGAGGCACACTACAACTCATTTACTAAATTATTTAAGTTTTTTGATAAATCTTTTATATTGGGTGTCACGGCAACACCGTTAAGTTCTAATAAGAACTTGCCAATGAAAGATAATTATGATGAGTTAATTACTGGAGAAAGCATTGGTTCTCTTATAGAAAATGAGTTTTTGGCTCGTGCAGAAGTTCATCAATATAATATGGGGTTAACCTCATTAGAAATTGGTTCTAATGGAGATTATACTGTAAAATCTTCTGAAGATTTATACTCTAGTACTGCAATGTTAGATAAGCTTGTAGAAGCTTATAAAGAACACTCTAAAGGTAAAAAAACATTAATATTTAATAACGGTATTAATACATCTATACAGGTATATTATACTTTTAAAGATGCTGGTTTTCCTGTAATGCACCTAGATAATACAGCTACAAAAAAACAGCGTAAACAAATATTAAAATGGTTTAAAGAAACTCCAGATGCTATACTAACATCTGTAAGTATATTAACTACTGGTTTTGATGAACCTACTATAGATACCATTATCCTTAACAGGGCTACTAAGTCATTAACTTTGTATTACCAAATGATTGGTCGTGGTTCTCGTATACTTAATAACAAATCTAAATTTACAGTAATAGATTTAGGTAATAATTACCATAGATTTGGACCTTGGGGAGCAGATTTAGATTGGCAAACAATTTTTCATAACCCTAATTTCTATATGGATCGTTTAAAGAACGATGAAGAAATAGAAAGCACTTTTAAGCATGAAATGCCAGAAGAAATTCGTGAGCAATTTGCTAAGTCAGAAGAGGTTTATTTTGATATTAAAGAAACTTATGTAAATGCTGTTTCTGCAGGAGAATCTTCTAAAGTTGTATTGGAGCGTTCTATAGAGCAACATGCAAAAATTTGTATAGAAAATAGCGAAGATGTTTATGATGCTTTAGCCTTAGCTAAATTGTTAGATGTAGATATAGATTACCGTATACAAATGTATGCAAAGTGTATTAGTAGAAGTACTTATAATTTTTTAAGTTGGTTAAAGGACGATTATAAGAAGCGATTAACAGCTTATTTACGAGAGAATTTTGATAGAGATTTTGAAAAAATACACGGTTACCCGCCAGAAGAATAA
- a CDS encoding EamA family transporter — protein MSKSSNTTLIILAFFSIYVIWGSTYLLNKIAVTELPPFMLAAIRFITAGILVFVISKFLKFKLKITARQLLNTIIAGFLFLALGNGVVVWALRYVDSGFAALEISAQPLVVLLLMRIFQGKKIQPMSIVGVVLGIIGIYLLVSQKQVVNKEGSLLGMIMIFVCMVSWSSSSLFVAKSDLPKNYFVNTGYQMLSGGFFLLIASFCFGETWSLPTQWQGKTQMAMLLLIVFGSIVAFTSFNYLLKFVSPEKVATSTYVNPIIALLLGWYFLDETITIQSVIAAVVLLTGVYFINTKKKIMIFSRFSNRIGKKS, from the coding sequence ATGAGTAAATCATCTAATACAACCTTAATAATATTGGCTTTTTTCTCTATCTACGTTATATGGGGATCTACCTATTTATTAAATAAAATAGCAGTAACAGAGTTGCCACCTTTTATGTTAGCAGCTATACGTTTTATTACTGCAGGTATACTTGTATTTGTAATTAGTAAATTTTTAAAGTTTAAATTAAAAATAACAGCAAGGCAATTACTAAATACCATAATAGCAGGTTTTTTATTTTTAGCATTAGGTAATGGAGTAGTGGTTTGGGCTTTACGTTATGTAGATAGTGGCTTTGCTGCTTTAGAAATATCTGCGCAACCGTTAGTTGTTTTATTGTTAATGAGAATTTTTCAAGGTAAAAAAATACAACCAATGTCTATTGTAGGTGTTGTTTTAGGTATAATTGGTATTTACCTTTTGGTTAGTCAAAAACAAGTGGTAAATAAAGAAGGATCTTTGTTGGGAATGATAATGATTTTTGTGTGTATGGTAAGCTGGTCTAGTAGTAGTTTATTTGTTGCAAAGTCAGATTTGCCAAAAAATTACTTTGTAAATACAGGTTATCAAATGTTATCTGGAGGCTTCTTTTTGTTAATAGCAAGTTTTTGTTTTGGAGAAACTTGGTCTTTACCAACCCAGTGGCAAGGAAAAACACAAATGGCTATGCTATTATTAATTGTTTTTGGTAGTATTGTAGCGTTTACTTCTTTTAACTATTTATTAAAATTTGTTTCTCCAGAAAAAGTAGCCACTTCTACTTATGTAAACCCAATTATTGCATTGCTTTTGGGGTGGTATTTTTTAGATGAAACCATTACCATACAATCTGTTATAGCTGCAGTTGTACTTTTAACAGGAGTTTATTTTATTAATACCAAGAAAAAAATTATGATATTCTCTAGATTCTCTAACAGAATAGGAAAAAAGTCTTAG
- a CDS encoding xanthine dehydrogenase family protein molybdopterin-binding subunit — protein sequence MSDSKITFSRRNFIRTSSLASGGLLIGFNLFNSCKPNAKAPVDIADLDYKDFNAYIKIAENGAVSIFSPNPEIGQGVKTAMPMLIAEELDVAWSNVNVIQGDLDTVNFQRQVAGGSQSIRLGWEPLRQTGATARQMLVNAAAARWGVDPSSCTTKNGVITNAKGETLGYGAVVTESAVLDVPENVTLKDPKDFTIIGTDAVNVDIDKIITGKPLFGLDYKADGMVYAAVVRPPAFGKKLVSFDASKAKESSNVIDVIEFENKIAVLAKDTWSAFKAKNTIKAEWKTEEELESTEDHNKILQELLQNKDAKVLREDGNVDKAFAEADKILERTYEAPFLPHNCMEPMNFYANVTADKIHLVGPIQTPQRTAAGIANSLGRKPDEVHLEMTRMGGGFGRRLYGDFAIEAATISNLAKKPVKVVYSREDDMTAGIYRPASKYKIKAAIKNGKITGYHLREAAVNGNMYGLIPNFFPAGAIENYKVDAANYQSKVTTGAWRAPYTNFLAFAEQSFFDELADELNVDRVQMRLDLLQKVKGTTDEKIQYSPERLENVIKLAVEKSNWGKTSDTTYQGFSAYYCHNSHVAEVADVEVVNGQPVVKKVTCVIDCGIVVNPIGAENQAQGGVVDGIGHAMYGDFAFDKGVPSSKNFDTYRLIRMKEAPVVETHFVENNLAPTGLGEPTLPPAGAAVANALKAVTGHRFTQQPFTKNPEHLKVQKKEIIG from the coding sequence ATGTCAGACTCAAAAATAACATTTAGTAGAAGAAATTTTATAAGAACATCCTCTTTAGCAAGTGGCGGATTATTAATTGGTTTTAATCTTTTTAACTCTTGTAAACCCAATGCAAAAGCACCTGTAGATATTGCAGACTTAGATTATAAAGATTTTAATGCCTACATAAAAATAGCAGAAAACGGAGCTGTAAGTATATTTTCTCCAAACCCAGAAATAGGACAGGGTGTAAAAACTGCTATGCCTATGTTAATAGCAGAAGAGTTAGATGTAGCTTGGAGCAATGTAAACGTTATACAAGGAGATTTAGATACTGTAAACTTTCAAAGGCAAGTAGCAGGTGGTAGCCAGTCTATACGTCTTGGTTGGGAGCCTCTACGCCAAACAGGTGCTACAGCTAGGCAAATGTTAGTAAATGCAGCAGCAGCCCGTTGGGGAGTAGACCCTAGTAGCTGTACTACAAAAAATGGAGTAATTACAAATGCAAAAGGAGAAACATTAGGTTATGGAGCTGTTGTTACTGAATCAGCAGTATTAGATGTTCCAGAGAATGTTACCTTAAAAGACCCTAAAGATTTTACCATAATTGGTACAGATGCTGTAAATGTAGATATTGATAAAATTATAACAGGTAAGCCTTTGTTCGGTTTAGATTATAAAGCAGATGGAATGGTGTATGCTGCAGTTGTGCGCCCGCCTGCTTTTGGTAAAAAACTTGTTTCTTTTGATGCTTCTAAAGCTAAAGAATCTAGTAACGTTATAGATGTTATTGAGTTTGAAAATAAAATTGCAGTACTAGCAAAAGATACTTGGTCTGCATTTAAAGCAAAAAATACCATTAAAGCAGAGTGGAAAACTGAAGAAGAATTAGAAAGTACAGAGGACCATAACAAAATATTGCAAGAGTTATTACAAAATAAAGATGCTAAGGTATTACGTGAAGACGGTAATGTAGATAAAGCTTTTGCAGAAGCAGATAAAATATTAGAGCGTACATATGAAGCTCCTTTTTTACCTCATAATTGTATGGAACCTATGAATTTTTATGCAAATGTAACTGCAGATAAAATTCATTTGGTGGGGCCTATACAAACACCACAGCGTACTGCTGCAGGTATTGCAAATAGTTTAGGTAGAAAGCCTGATGAGGTGCATTTAGAAATGACTCGTATGGGAGGTGGTTTTGGCAGACGTTTATATGGAGATTTTGCTATAGAGGCAGCAACTATATCTAACTTGGCTAAAAAGCCGGTAAAGGTTGTTTACTCTAGAGAAGATGATATGACGGCAGGTATATACCGGCCAGCATCTAAATATAAAATAAAGGCAGCTATTAAAAATGGTAAAATAACAGGCTATCATTTAAGAGAGGCTGCTGTTAATGGTAATATGTACGGATTAATTCCTAACTTTTTTCCGGCTGGAGCTATAGAGAATTATAAAGTTGATGCTGCAAATTACCAAAGTAAAGTTACAACAGGTGCTTGGCGTGCTCCTTATACCAATTTTTTAGCTTTTGCAGAGCAAAGTTTTTTTGATGAACTTGCAGATGAGTTAAATGTAGACCGTGTGCAAATGAGACTAGACCTGTTGCAAAAAGTTAAAGGTACTACAGATGAAAAAATACAGTATTCTCCAGAACGCTTAGAGAATGTTATAAAATTAGCAGTAGAAAAATCTAACTGGGGAAAAACTTCAGATACTACTTACCAAGGTTTTTCTGCGTATTATTGTCATAACTCTCACGTAGCAGAGGTTGCAGATGTAGAAGTGGTAAATGGCCAGCCCGTAGTTAAAAAGGTTACCTGTGTTATAGATTGCGGTATTGTAGTAAACCCAATAGGTGCAGAAAACCAAGCTCAAGGTGGTGTTGTAGATGGTATTGGTCATGCAATGTATGGCGATTTTGCTTTTGATAAAGGAGTGCCTTCTTCTAAAAATTTTGATACATATAGGTTAATAAGAATGAAAGAAGCTCCGGTAGTAGAAACTCATTTTGTAGAAAACAATTTAGCACCAACAGGTTTAGGAGAACCAACCTTACCACCAGCAGGTGCAGCAGTTGCTAATGCATTAAAAGCAGTAACAGGGCATAGGTTTACACAACAGCCTTTTACTAAAAACCCAGAACATTTAAAAGTGCAGAAAAAAGAGATTATAGGTTAA
- a CDS encoding vWA domain-containing protein, translating to MKLNLKIFSVFCLTLLAISCGNADDDVDFDFNDKGELGKGTTVDDCLGFGENDLILSIQEQYTAKPSKVSVFFKVSDADGNPVVGLVEDDFTIYEQGRNDDCFNKISTTESSKKISPNGQIFNNSTLLVLDLSKSVLDSSLDELKAASISFINNVMPEEEDKSDSFTMSIHWFDGEDKLHELNPLTSSRDELVSAIESITSTISSDASTDLYGAAIRSTDLASKYLEDNTAKDVIGAASVVLFTDGTDQASRYTKAAALKKVTDADPNISFFSIGLGSEIDAEILKELGKTFSVFATNKEELETTFNEISTKISERANSFYLFEYCTPKRDGSGTSNLVIQVKKQNREGAVQTKFSADGFTGGCGL from the coding sequence ATGAAATTGAATTTGAAGATTTTTTCTGTTTTTTGTTTAACGTTACTAGCTATTTCTTGTGGTAACGCAGATGATGATGTAGATTTTGACTTTAACGATAAGGGTGAATTAGGAAAAGGAACAACAGTAGATGATTGTCTTGGTTTTGGCGAGAATGATCTAATATTATCCATACAAGAACAATACACAGCTAAACCCTCTAAAGTATCAGTCTTTTTTAAAGTATCTGACGCAGACGGCAACCCTGTTGTTGGTTTAGTAGAGGATGATTTTACAATATATGAACAAGGTAGAAATGATGATTGTTTTAATAAAATATCTACTACCGAATCATCTAAAAAAATATCTCCAAACGGACAAATTTTTAATAACAGCACACTACTTGTATTAGACTTAAGTAAAAGTGTATTAGATAGTAGTTTAGACGAATTAAAAGCTGCGTCTATTAGTTTTATTAATAATGTGATGCCTGAAGAAGAAGACAAAAGTGATTCTTTTACAATGAGTATTCATTGGTTTGATGGCGAAGATAAATTACATGAGCTAAACCCATTAACTTCTTCTAGAGACGAGTTAGTTTCTGCAATAGAAAGTATTACAAGTACTATTAGCTCTGATGCCTCTACAGATTTATACGGAGCAGCAATAAGATCTACAGATTTAGCAAGTAAATATTTAGAAGATAATACTGCTAAAGATGTTATTGGTGCAGCCTCTGTAGTTTTATTTACAGATGGTACAGACCAAGCGTCTAGATACACTAAAGCTGCTGCCTTAAAAAAGGTAACAGATGCAGATCCTAACATATCTTTCTTTTCTATTGGTTTAGGTAGTGAAATTGATGCTGAAATTTTAAAAGAACTTGGTAAAACATTTAGTGTATTTGCCACTAATAAAGAAGAGTTAGAAACTACATTTAATGAGATCTCTACTAAAATATCTGAAAGAGCAAATAGTTTTTACTTATTTGAGTACTGCACTCCTAAAAGAGATGGTAGCGGCACAAGTAATTTGGTAATACAAGTAAAAAAACAAAATAGAGAAGGCGCTGTACAAACTAAATTTAGCGCAGATGGTTTTACAGGAGGTTGCGGCTTATAA